The Aggregatilinea lenta genome includes a region encoding these proteins:
- a CDS encoding toll/interleukin-1 receptor domain-containing protein, protein MSWVFLSYSRRDLDFVADFAARLRRRNVRVWMDKSDIKAGSNWQEAIRASVRASAVVIVVLSPDAAGSEWVGIELDEALDQGITVIPYVYQETELPLRLKRTQAIFHRDSEAFEQVTTALPATVRIHDSVVVERGLIGRPDLTLAQAAEGVHGALDGLYVMVAGQRIDLVGLPLRPTRYCSTYLVGRAADTLEWHSPVQLGLQFAQSYPGDHFASGIAAHCLVPESPDFKLRMLLIRGPLQIGYAPDRGYQAAYGLDPDAPDEWEDAVAAAHMALEIYSKGTQRPDLQLFAMGPGVILYRLGEKHREYVRTELYQMVPARKKYVRVL, encoded by the coding sequence ATGTCCTGGGTATTTCTGAGCTATTCACGCCGTGACCTGGATTTTGTGGCAGACTTTGCAGCCCGGCTCCGGCGGCGTAACGTGCGCGTGTGGATGGACAAGAGCGACATCAAAGCCGGGAGCAACTGGCAGGAGGCGATTCGCGCCTCGGTGCGCGCCAGCGCAGTGGTGATTGTCGTGCTCTCACCGGATGCCGCTGGCTCGGAGTGGGTGGGTATCGAGCTGGACGAAGCCCTCGATCAGGGCATCACGGTGATTCCGTATGTGTACCAGGAGACGGAACTTCCGCTCCGGCTGAAACGCACTCAAGCCATTTTTCACCGCGATTCAGAAGCGTTCGAGCAGGTAACGACCGCGCTACCCGCTACGGTGCGCATTCACGACAGCGTCGTAGTCGAGCGAGGGCTGATTGGCCGCCCTGATTTGACCTTGGCGCAAGCAGCGGAAGGCGTGCATGGCGCGCTTGACGGTCTGTATGTGATGGTGGCCGGGCAGCGGATCGATCTGGTGGGGCTACCGTTGCGTCCAACGCGCTACTGCTCGACATATTTAGTGGGCCGTGCTGCCGATACGCTCGAATGGCATTCGCCAGTGCAGCTGGGTTTGCAGTTCGCACAATCTTATCCTGGCGATCATTTTGCCTCCGGCATCGCGGCGCATTGTTTGGTCCCTGAATCGCCTGATTTCAAGTTGAGGATGCTGCTTATACGCGGGCCGCTGCAAATAGGCTATGCGCCGGATCGGGGCTACCAGGCAGCGTATGGCCTGGATCCAGATGCGCCGGATGAATGGGAGGACGCAGTCGCGGCTGCACACATGGCCCTAGAGATCTATAGCAAGGGCACGCAGCGCCCAGACCTCCAGTTGTTCGCTATGGGGCCGGGCGTGATTCTCTACCGGTTGGGCGAGAAGCACCGCGAGTACGTGCGCACGGAGCTCTACCAGATGGTTCCGGCGCGCAAGAAGTACGTGCGTGTGCTGTGA